In Podospora pseudocomata strain CBS 415.72m chromosome 4, whole genome shotgun sequence, the genomic stretch caccattcaccatcaccagaaccatcaccaccgccagcacgCAGCAAGGCTAACACGAAATACAGAACATctccccgccatcctcgcctccccagACTTGCTCTCCCTCAAAGCAGTCTACTCCCGTTCTCAGACCTCCTCCGTCGCCCTAGCCGAcgccctccccgccaacGGCCCCAAGCCAGACATCTACTATGACTCCCCCTCCGAGCCCGGCCGCGGCCTGGCTGACCTCCTCAAGAGAGACGACATCGTCGCCGTGGATGTTGCGTTGCCTATTCTGGCCCAGCCCGAGGTGATCAAAGCTGCTCTCAAGGCCGGAAAGCACGTCCTTTCCGAGAAGCCTGTCGCGGCCGATGTCGAGGGGGCAAGGGAGTTGATCAAGTGGTACGAGACTGAATTGCCagccgagaagaagccgcTGTGGGGTGTGGCGGAGAATTTTCGGTACATGAAGAGTTTGGTgtttgctggggaggaggtcaagaggaTTGGAGGCCGGGTGGTGAGCTTCAAGCTGGAGAAGTTTGGGTGGGTGGCGGAGGATAACAAGTATTTCAACACTCAGTGTGAGTTTGTTctggctacctacctatggAAAGGAAAGTGAGATGCTAACATGGACACGGAATAGGGCGCAAGGTTCCTGACTACCAGGGTGGATTCTTGCTGGACGGTGGAGTGCATTTTATGGCTGCACTGCGATACTTGCTTGGGGCTTCTGGACAGGAGTTGAGCAAGGTGGCTGCGTATACCGCTCTTTTGGAAGAGAGATTACAGCCTCTGGATACCATCCACGGTGTTGCTTCGACCAAGCAGGGCGTGAATGGCTCGATTGTCCTTTCTTTTGGGACCGAGTTCAAGAACGGGACGGATTTGGAGATCATCACAACCAATGGAACTGTCAGCTGGAGCCCAACCGAGGTCAAGACTGTGAccaaggagggggagagcaAGAAAGAGTTTGAGTACAGctctggtgttggtgaggaggtggctgtGTTTGCACGGGCTATCAAGGCCGGCACTGGAAAGGTCGACGGTCTGCAGACTCCCGAGGAAGCGTTCAGGGActtggaggttttggaaggATTGCTAGAGTCTGGATCTGGGGGCGCaaaggtgaaggagatgCCGGTTTAGATACTGATTGTCCATTTTTGAAAACTACcctacttacctacctacctaccatgCGccatccccagcctctgCCGTGACGCAAtgccttcccttccttcttaGGTGCTTTTCACTTCCCTGACACTTTATCGCCCAGCAAGATAGCACGTACAGGCGCTGCTAATCCTTGACGCGTTGTTCGTACACGCTGATGCGATGGCCGATGATACCGAGGCCGGCAGAATCTGGCGTCTCACGATGGTAGTGACGCCGGTTGCTCTGCGAGAACGGAGGTTAGGTAGCTGGTGGCATTGGTCAAACCTTGAAACCAAGAGATAAAACCTACGTAGCTGTGACGGTGCGCGTGCTCGGAATAGACGTGCTGACTCGTGTAGCAACTGCAGTAACCCTCAGCGTTTGGGTAGCAACGACGACAGGCGTGAGGTAGGTGAAGCAGAATGCTCGGCCGGTCTGTGTGGCGTATTGGTTGATGCGGCTGCGACATATATCGGCTGTACAAGCTGTTTGGTGTTAGAGTCATATCATATCAGGTGTCATACAACGTGGGGATGTATGTACTTTGAGCTGCCGCAAAGGCAAGGAGCAAGGAGCTGATCAGGAACGAAAAGAGCTTCATTGTGGGCCAGACTCTTTGTTTGGATGTGGTCACTGAGGGTTTACTATTCAGCGCTTGTGGGAAACTCCGCTCTAGATTCAGCGCATCAGGACAACTTGTGTCTATTTATCCTCCATTGCAACGAAAAGATAATATTTTGGGCGGATAAGCAGTGATGACACTCGGCCGAGTGCATTCCAAAGAAAATTGGATAACTGAAACACGTCGCTACGATGCCGCGGAAATTTTGACGATGAACGTTGGTCAGAGTGACACAGTTTGAAGTAATTTTAGGAATCGATCGCCGTCTTGTAGACACAGTGCCGAGGAGTGGCGTCCCCAGAATTCCAACGGGTGGGCAACGTCGTATTCCTTCACTCTAAATATGAGGTATATACATCGACCACCTCACATTCATGTAAGCTGTGGCATCAATGTCTCGCAGCTCCAGAAACGCCGTGAGGATTAAGTGCATCCTAGCGATCCCATACAGCAAAGCAACAAGCCCAATCGTCTAGAACCCCCATGCAAGTGGTAGAGTGGTAGGTTCACGTGCCGCTTTGGCCCTCAGCTTTTCTATCCTTGCTTGCTCAGAATCGGGAATAGCGGCCTTTGTTTGTTATCCAGAGATAGATCCACTCCCATCTCCCAAGGCGTATCCAAGACGCTGCTGTTTCGAGAACCCAGAATGCTGCCGTGACACCAAACGGTATCGAGCTGGATACGCTCCACAACACCTTTTCCGTTGTAGTTGGAAAGGAAAAGTTCCATCCAGCCACATGAACAGCAGTAAACAAAAGTTTCGCAAAACACAAGAAGTATTCTTGCGCACCGTATGGGTTCATCGGAAACCGGTCGTTGGGGATACGCTGAATCGGCTGGTCGGGCGGGATCACTGGCATTTTCATGAACGGTTGGACATTGAGTGTCCGGCCCGGACCGTTCTCATCGATGAAATCTATTGGTGTGGTTCTCCATGGCCGATCGCCCGTAATATCGCCGATCGCTGTTCTTGTCGCAAGCCTTATCGGTGTCCTGACATCGGCCCGCTTGTGAAGCCAAGCGTAAGCAGTCATCAGAGAGCATACCACGATGTCCATAGTGTTCAACTCGAGCGTCGTGATAGCCAGTCGCTGTCCGGCCCGACCAATCGCGTGTATGATTGTGTAGCTAACCTGGAAGGATGTGATGAGGCGTGCAAACCGGTCCTGTTTTGACTTGTACCAGATCTCGACGACATCGGTTTCGGGATCTTCGATATGGTTGTTAACAACTAACCAGTGAAGTTGCTTGGCGTTCAGGGGAAAGGGGCCACTGGCTGCCGCTTCGAACACGAAGCCTCCCACATCGGCAAAGAAGGCCATTCTCATGGTCCATTCCATTGGGTGTAGCCGGAGCTGTGGAAGTCGTGAACAGAGTGACGAGCTCTGCTCCACCGCCCCGCGGCATAGGTGAGAACAATTTCTGGCGCTAGAATAGCCAAGAGCATCCATAGGACCCGAcggcggaagaggatggagaacGTGTCTGACTTCTGTGGGACATTCAAGCAGCGAAGAGTGAAAGTGCAGATAAATATAATAACAAGTGACGTCCAAAGGATCCCCCAAGTTCCGCGGAAATCCGGCTCACCAACTCACCCTTGAACGAGGCCGTTATAAGCTTCCAAAGAGGCAGATGCTATCACTTCCGGCACGAGGGCTTTGGTATCCACTTTGTTGCTCATTCCACCTCCTGTCTCGCGACCTGGTCGCCTGTCTCTTGCTGCTCAAAACGGAAATCGAGTCACACGCCTCCGGGATCAAAGAAAGCAGACAACCGCGAAAGATTGAATCGGAAGGTGAGGTATCGTAAGGTGGGTAAACTTTCTGGTGTGGAACTCGAGTTCAACTTTGCTCAAGAATACCTATCGGTTATAGAGCAGTTACCGGGCTGGACCTCGCTTTACATACCTGGAGAACCAAAAGTGGCACCAGCTGGTTTCAGGACCAAGCCCAAGTACCTCGTGCAGCTGAATGCACATcgacaataacaacaacattACTGTTGGCCAACATATAGCTGCAGTTGGAGTTTGGGTACCAGGTAGTTGGCCAGAACCAGAAGCCCTTTGCCAGGTGGCCCGTACAGTGACATGTGCCTCACACGGAGCAGTCTGCACATTTCATCATGGGCCTGGAGTTGAGTTATCTCGCACCACGGAAAGTCTCAGGTTGTTCTAGACTTCCGGGTGCTGCAACCAAACATTCATATTCATATTCCTTGCTGTCTTATTCCTACACTTCGACTGCCCGTCGAGCTTTGTTGACGAAATAAGGTACCGACTATAGCTTGCAGATGCACCATGCCACCTCCCATGTCCCTCAATTCAGTCCTATACTCGGCGGTTTACatttttggtgtttttgttgttggataCTTTATTTTCCTCACTATCCTCAGCTATCCCATTTTTTTCAAAATCAAGTCTTTCACCTGCACAGGGTGACTCTTACCTGGTTCCAAGACATCACTGTGCCTGAGCAATGGGGCTTCTTGCGCAACGAAGTATCCCCATTCACTCTCTAGGCCCCGGACAGAGTCACGCTGCAGGCCTGGCATATGCTCCCGTTTTAACTCTATTGCCAGCATGGAGAGGAGCTCATCAAAGAATCAACGGCAAATTCCCAAGACATTACCAAGCGTCGTGGTTTCCAGCTGCTTCAGGGAGATCCCGAGGCCCTCCTGGTCCTTTACCTCTACGGGGCCGCAGGCACACTAGGTTCTGGTTGGCGACTACTAAGCTACCGGGCTATGTTAGCGGGTGCCCCAGGCCGGATCATACCGTTGCGTTTGATTATCGTGGTTTTGGAATCAGCGGGGGCTCACCATCCGAAGAAGGTCTTCTCATTGACGCTCTCACCTTGGTGGACTGGGCCATCAAGGAAGCCAGTATCCCCCCTTCACGAATCGTCGTTTTTGGGCAGCCCATAGGGACTGGCATCACTTGGTCTCATAGCAACTAGATGTGTTGGCATGCAGTCAGTGCCACAAGGGTTGGAGGCATCACGTTCGAGGAActcgaggaagaaaaagagcaaACCAAAAAATTATTTGGCCCAGCAGGCTGGGTCGTCGAACACCAAACAGCGAAGGGCTTGATTCGAGAGGAGATTGCCAAGTGGGGGCTTCATGACCGTATCATGTCGTATCCGATTGTGAGCTTGGCTATACTGCGGGCATTTGAAAGTAAAGGAAGTCTTAGGCCGGAACTTACTGCCAGTCGGTGAACCTGCGCAAGAGAAGCCGCTGCAATGTCTTGTGATGGTTCGGAGTAAGCAAACCACCGGTATCTTGGACATGAGATAAGGGAGAGGTTCCTAATATTGCCAGAAACTACCAGGACAGTGGCATGAAACATTCAGTAGCTGCCCGCCGTGTGCCTTGATAATATCATCGCCGATGGTTCTTTGTTTAAATTGTCCTATTTCAAGAACAATCCTCTTTGTCACCACGTGGTGAATCTTGGCAGCATTGTCCCCAAACTATCTTCTCTTTATTTGTATGCTATTTTTGGACTACGGTTGTGGTAACCTTTGGTGTGGCTATTGCCTTCTAGACAAAGTCTAGACATGATTCATTGTCTTGGCACTATCCCTTGATACATATAAGACCAGAAGGCCGGGCATCATATAAGCAGGCAAGATTTGGGGTTTATAGAACAttttcatcaacatcatctcttaccttaccttatacgcatcatcatcatgcatATTGCGTCTTTCCTAGCTACAGCCCTGGCTGTTCAAGCGGCCAGAGCCCATCTCATTATGAACACTCCCACCCCTTACAACTACCACGGGACCAGCTCCCTCGTTCAAGTCGATCCTCTTGGGGCGCTTCCCTTCCCATGCCAGGGCAACACCGATGTTGTCGAGGTGACATCCATGCAGGCCGGTACCGAGCAGCTCGTAAAGTTCACCGGCGGTGCCCAGCATGGTGGCGGTTCTTGCCAGTTCAGTGTCACCTATGACTTCCCGCCTCCGGCTGACAAGTCAAAGTGGAAGACAATCTACACTTTGATTGGAGGGTGTCCTGTCTCTGCAGCTGGCAACTTGCCCGCCGCCCAACCTGATCAAGACGGACGTGCTGACTTTCCCCAGTGCGGCAATAATTCTGGAGTCGAGTGCGTTAGACAGTTCAACGTTCCTATCCCGAAGGATATGCCAAACGGGAACGCTACCTTCGCCTGGACTTGGTACAACAAGATCGGCAATCGTGAGGTCTACATGAACTGTGCCCCTGTCAAGATCAGCGGTGGCTCCGACGATACGACCTTTTTCAACTCGCTTCCTCAGATGTTCGTGGCCAACATTCGCGGTGAGTGTACCACCAACAATGGTGTTCTCAACATTTCCAATCCTGGTAAGTTCGGAAAGGTTCTTGAGCAACCTGCTCCCGGCAGCGAGGGGACTTGCGAGAAGGCTGCTGGCGTTCCTATTTTCGACGGAGACTCTGGGgcagctcctgctcctgctcccacCCAAGGTCAGTCGTCTACTTTGATCACCTCTACTAACTCTGCCACCGTCCCTCCCACTGCTACCTCTCCAGAGGAGGATATTACAACCATCACCCCTAGTTCTTTGGAGACCTCAGTTGTGGTTATTCCCACTATAACCCCTGCTGTCGTCATTCCGGAGTTGGTCGGCGTTCCTTGCTCCCCAGAGGGTAgtctcttttgcttctcgCAATCCGAGTTTGGAATCTGCAACGGAGGTATTGCTACACCTCAGGCAGTGGCTCCTGATACGACCTGTTCATTTGGGACCCCTTTGAGCAAGAGGAGCGTCAAGTATGTCTCCAAAGTTGTAGTCGTGGGACCTAGGCAAATCACTGCCATCACTCCTATCGAAGACAAGCCCACCAAGATTATTGCTATCACTCCCATCGATGATCCCACCAAGATCAGTGCCATCACCCCTATTGATGAGCCTACCAAGATCAGTGCCATCACTCCTATTGAGGACCccaccaagctcaccaccatcatcccaatTGAGCCTACTAGCAGACTCACTACAATTATTCCCATTGACCCCA encodes the following:
- a CDS encoding hypothetical protein (EggNog:ENOG503NVK5; COG:S); translated protein: MAGIALLGAGIFARHEHLPAILASPDLLSLKAVYSRSQTSSVALADALPANGPKPDIYYDSPSEPGRGLADLLKRDDIVAVDVALPILAQPEVIKAALKAGKHVLSEKPVAADVEGARELIKWYETELPAEKKPLWGVAENFRYMKSLVFAGEEVKRIGGRVVSFKLEKFGWVAEDNKYFNTQWRKVPDYQGGFLLDGGVHFMAALRYLLGASGQELSKVAAYTALLEERLQPLDTIHGVASTKQGVNGSIVLSFGTEFKNGTDLEIITTNGTVSWSPTEVKTVTKEGESKKEFEYSSGVGEEVAVFARAIKAGTGKVDGLQTPEEAFRDLEVLEGLLESGSGGAKVKEMPV
- a CDS encoding hypothetical protein (EggNog:ENOG503P10U); this encodes MAFFADVGGFVFEAAASGPFPLNAKQLHWLVVNNHIEDPETDVVEIWYKSKQDRFARLITSFQVSYTIIHAIGRAGQRLAITTLELNTMDIVVCSLMTAYAWLHKRADVRTPIRLATRTAIGDITGDRPWRTTPIDFIDENGPGRTLNVQPFMKMPVIPPDQPIQRIPNDRFPMNPYACTADICRSRINQYATQTGRAFCFTYLTPVVVATQTLRVTAVATRVSTSIPSTRTVTATNRRHYHRETPDSAGLGIIGHRISVYEQRVKD
- a CDS encoding hypothetical protein (CAZy:AA11; EggNog:ENOG503P2FP), with protein sequence MHIASFLATALAVQAARAHLIMNTPTPYNYHGTSSLVQVDPLGALPFPCQGNTDVVEVTSMQAGTEQLVKFTGGAQHGGGSCQFSVTYDFPPPADKSKWKTIYTLIGGCPVSAAGNLPAAQPDQDGRADFPQCGNNSGVECVRQFNVPIPKDMPNGNATFAWTWYNKIGNREVYMNCAPVKISGGSDDTTFFNSLPQMFVANIRGECTTNNGVLNISNPGKFGKVLEQPAPGSEGTCEKAAGVPIFDGDSGAAPAPAPTQGQSSTLITSTNSATVPPTATSPEEDITTITPSSLETSVVVIPTITPAVVIPELVGVPCSPEGSLFCFSQSEFGICNGGIATPQAVAPDTTCSFGTPLSKRSVKYVSKVVVVGPRQITAITPIEDKPTKIIAITPIDDPTKISAITPIDEPTKISAITPIEDPTKLTTIIPIEPTSRLTTIIPIDPTTEFPSRGGALPTPAPAPVPAPAPVPAPAPPPLRGTPCSKVGSFCFCKVAGKVFPQLVPMGAICT